The following proteins are encoded in a genomic region of Chloroflexi bacterium ADurb.Bin180:
- a CDS encoding Double zinc ribbon yields the protein MKVNVTVYGQAPDVWQSLLGTLNAHEYKIESQSPYTTLTASRGNKTLIQFLVTTKGGYRDLVVSLTPKGGNAIAVQFNFRFPTVTTVYEGTMKDCREMVAQFAAAAAQPGAAPAPPTPGVQAASSPPPAAAAATGYAPPPAPGRVDVSGATCKACGAVVGPGARFCHGCGASLAAAATCPKCGAPLIPGGSFCEKCGARVTP from the coding sequence ATGAAGGTGAATGTCACGGTCTACGGTCAGGCCCCCGATGTCTGGCAGAGCCTCCTGGGCACCCTCAATGCCCACGAGTACAAGATCGAGTCCCAGTCCCCTTACACCACCCTCACTGCTTCTCGCGGGAACAAGACCTTGATCCAGTTCCTTGTAACCACCAAGGGCGGCTATCGCGACCTGGTGGTGAGCCTCACCCCCAAGGGCGGCAACGCCATCGCGGTGCAGTTCAACTTTCGCTTTCCCACTGTGACCACGGTCTACGAAGGGACCATGAAGGACTGCCGGGAAATGGTCGCCCAGTTCGCCGCAGCCGCAGCCCAGCCCGGTGCCGCGCCCGCTCCGCCAACGCCAGGCGTCCAGGCCGCTTCCTCGCCTCCACCAGCCGCAGCCGCCGCAACCGGCTACGCGCCTCCGCCTGCCCCCGGCCGGGTGGATGTCTCCGGAGCTACTTGCAAGGCTTGCGGTGCTGTGGTCGGCCCTGGCGCCCGCTTCTGTCATGGCTGTGGCGCGTCGCTGGCCGCTGCCGCCACCTGCCCCAAGTGCGGAGCCCCTCTCATCCCCGGCGGCAGCTTTTGCGAAAAGTGCGGGGCGCGCGTCACACCCTGA